A genome region from Oryzias latipes chromosome 2, ASM223467v1 includes the following:
- the tubgcp3 gene encoding gamma-tubulin complex component 3 isoform X3, translated as MATLDQKSPNVLLQSLCCRITGKSEAEVAHQFQYAVRVIGNNYAPTFERDEFLVSEKIKKELVKQRREADAALFSELHRKLQTQGVLKHRWAVLYLLLILSEDPRKPSSRVGNYGGLFAQALPRDAHSTPFYCTRPQSLSLGHGERTAALVGSVGTSGISSLGVYTLNGPTPQSLLGGQVPPSAAGAAPTLGSRLAWALPISSSPSALAPPSARLPLGPPVPTARVIRPRQDADLTGEVHEAALVRDILYVFQGIDGKFIKMNVQENCYKIDSKVVLCKSLRDTSSRLAELGWLHNKVRKYTDARSLDRAFGLVGQSFCAALHQELKEYYRLLSVLHSQLQVEDEHGVTMCTESSLTLRRLLVWMYDPKVRLKTLAALVDFCQGRKGGELASAVHAYGKTGDPQMRALVQHILCLVSHPILNFLYRWIYDGELEDTYHEFFVASDPNVKTDRLWHDKYSLRKSMIPSFITMDQARKVLLIGKSINFLHQVCHDRTPPGKITPASKPADTPKDAAELLSDLEGAFQEKIDAAYFDTSKYLLDVLNRNYLLLEHLQAMRRYLLLGQGDFIRHLMDLLKPELARPATTLYQHNLTGILETAIRATNAQYDNAEILKRLDVRLLEVSPGDTGWDVFSLDYHVDGPIATVFTRECMGHYLRVFNFLWRAKRMEYTLTDIWKGQMCNAKLLKTMPELSGVLHQCHILASEMVHFIHQMQYYITFEVLECSRDELWNKVQQAQDLDHIIAAHEVFLDTIISRCLLDNNSRSLLNQLRAIFDQIIEFQNAQDSLYRSALEELALRLQYEEKKRQREEEGEWGVTAEQEAEEKRRVQEFQGTIPKMRSQLQILTHFYQSIVQQFLVLLTTSPDESLRFLSFRLDFNEHYRAREPRLRASIGATRGRRLSYI; from the exons ATGGCGACGTTGGACCAGAAATCCCCCAACGTCCTCCTGCAGAGCCTGTGCTGCAGAATCACGGGGAAAAGCGAAG CTGAAGTCGCCCACCAGTTTCAGTATGCCGTCCGAGTCATCGGCAACAACTACGCTCCCACTTTTGAGCGAGACGAGTTCCTGGTGTCGGAGAAGATCAAGAAGGAAC TGGTGAAGCAGAGGAGGGAGGCGGACGCTGCTCTCTTCTCAGAGCTGCACCGAAAACTCCAGACTCAG GGTGTTCTGAAGCACCGCTGGGCGGTTCTTTACCTGCTGCTGATTCTCTCTGAAGACCCCCGCAAACCATCCTCCAGG GTTGGAAACTACGGGGGCCTGTTTGCCCAGGCCCTCCCCAGGGACGCCCACTCCACCCCGTTTTACTGCACTCGGCCCCAGAGCCTGTCGCTGGGTCACGGGGAACGGACCGCCGCCCTGGTGGGGAGCGTCGGGACCAGCGGGATTTCCAGCTTGGGGGTGTACACGCTGAACGGCCCCACGCCACAGTCGCTGCTGGGGGG TCAGGTGCCTCCGTCTGCCGCTGGAGCTGCTCCAACTCTGGGCTCACGGTTAGCCTGGGCTCTTCCCATAAGCTCCTCCCCTTCTgcattggccccgcccagcgcCCGACTTCCCCTCGGACCTCCGGTGCCGACGGCCAGAGTGATCCGTCCTCGCCAAGACGCCGATCTGACTG GTGAGGTCCACGAGGCTGCGCTGGTGCGGGACATCCTGTACGTCTTCCAGGGAATCGACGGGAAGTTCATCAAGATGAACGTCCAGGAGAACTGCTACAAAATCGACAGCAAG GTGGTGCTATGCAAATCCCTGAGGGACACCAGCAGCAGACTGGCCGAACTGGGCTGGCTCCACAACAAAGTGCGGAAGTACACGGACGCCAGGAGCCTGGACCGGGCCTTCGGGTTGGTGGGGCAG AGCTTCTGTGCCGCGCTCCATCAGGAGCTGAAGGAGTACTACCGGCTCCTCTCGGTCCTCCACTCACAG ctgcaggtggaggacGAACACGGCGTGACCATGTGCACCGAGAGCAGTTTGACCCTCAGGAGGCTGCTGGTCTGGATGTACGACCCCAAGGTTCGCCTCAAAACGCTCGCCGCCCTCGTCGACTTCTGCCAAG GCCGAAAGGGGGGCGAGCTGGCCTCGGCGGTCCACGCTTACGGCAAAACGGGCGACCCTCAGATGAGGGCGCTGGTTCAGCACATCCTCTGCCTGGTGTCACACCCCATCCTCAACTTCCTGTACCGGTGGATCTACGACGGGGAGCTGGAGGACACCTACCACGAG TTCTTCGTAGCTTCAGACCCCAACGTGAAGACGGACCGTCTGTGGCACGACAAGTACTCCCTCAGGAAGTCCATGATCCCCTCCTTCATCACCATGGACCAGGCCCGCAAG GTGCTGCTCATCGGAAAGTCCATCAACTTCCTGCATCAGGTCTGTCACGACAGAACGCCGCCCGGCAAGATCACGCCAGCCTCCAAACCTGCAGACACGCCCAAAGACG CTGCAGAGCTCCTGTCCGACCTGGAGGGGGCGTTCCAGGAGAAAATCGATGCCGCTTATTTCGACACCAGCAAATATCTGCTGGATGTCCTGAACCGCAACTACCTGCTTCTGGAGCACCTCCAGGCCATGAGGCGATACCTGCTGCTGGGCCAGGGGGACTTCATCCGACACCTGATGGATCTGCTGAA GCCTGAACTGGCTCGCCCTGCTACCACCTTATACCAACACAACCTGACCGGTATCCTGGAGACGGCCATCAGAGCCACCAACGCGCAGTACGACAACGCCGAGATCCTGAAGAGGCTTGACGTGCGCCTGCTGGAG GTGTCCCCCGGCGATACGGGCTGGGACGTCTTCAGCCTGGACTATCACGTGGACGGCCCCATCGCCACG GTGTTCACCAGGGAGTGCATGGGCCACTACCTGCGCGTCTTCAACTTCCTGTGGAGGGCCAAAAGGATGGAGTACACGCTCACCGACATCTGGAAGGGACAGATGTGCAACGCCAAGCTGCTCAAAACCATGCCCG AACTGTCCGGCGTCCTGCATCAGTGTCACATCTTGGCCTCGGAGATGGTCCACTTCATCCACCAAATGCAGTACTACATCACCTTTGAG GTCCTGGAGTGTTCGCGGGACGAGCTGTGGAACAAGGTGCAGCAGGCCCAGGATCTGGATCACATCATCGCGGCTCACGAAGTCTTCCTGGACACCATCATCTCCAGATGCCTGCTGGACAACAACAGCAGG TCTCTCCTGAACCAGCTGAGGGCCATTTTTGACCAGATCATCGAGTTCCAGAACGCCCAGGACTCGCTGTACCGCTCCGCCCTGGAGGAGCTGGCCCTCCGCCTGCAGTACGAGGAGAAGAAGCggcagagagaggaggag GGGGAGTGGGGGGTGACGGCCGAACAGGAAGCCGAGGAGAAGAGGCGGGTCCAGGAGTTCCAGGGCACCATTCCAAAGATGCGCTCCCAGCTCCAAATCCTCACTCACTTCTaccag AGCATCGTGCAGCAGTTCCTGGTGCTGCTGACGACCAGCCCGGACGAgagcttacgcttcctgagctTCAGGCTGGACTTCAACGAGCACTACAG GGCCAGAGAGCCGAGGCTGCGCGCGTCCATCGGTGCCACGAGGGGGCGGCGGCTGTCATACATCTGA
- the tubgcp3 gene encoding gamma-tubulin complex component 3 isoform X1 produces MATLDQKSPNVLLQSLCCRITGKSEAEVAHQFQYAVRVIGNNYAPTFERDEFLVSEKIKKELVKQRREADAALFSELHRKLQTQGVLKHRWAVLYLLLILSEDPRKPSSRVGNYGGLFAQALPRDAHSTPFYCTRPQSLSLGHGERTAALVGSVGTSGISSLGVYTLNGPTPQSLLGGQVPPSAAGAAPTLGSRLAWALPISSSPSALAPPSARLPLGPPVPTARVIRPRQDADLTGEVHEAALVRDILYVFQGIDGKFIKMNVQENCYKIDSKVVLCKSLRDTSSRLAELGWLHNKVRKYTDARSLDRAFGLVGQSFCAALHQELKEYYRLLSVLHSQVNPLREEEAPQVHRVFLQVEDEHGVTMCTESSLTLRRLLVWMYDPKVRLKTLAALVDFCQGRKGGELASAVHAYGKTGDPQMRALVQHILCLVSHPILNFLYRWIYDGELEDTYHEFFVASDPNVKTDRLWHDKYSLRKSMIPSFITMDQARKVLLIGKSINFLHQVCHDRTPPGKITPASKPADTPKDAAELLSDLEGAFQEKIDAAYFDTSKYLLDVLNRNYLLLEHLQAMRRYLLLGQGDFIRHLMDLLKPELARPATTLYQHNLTGILETAIRATNAQYDNAEILKRLDVRLLEVSPGDTGWDVFSLDYHVDGPIATVFTRECMGHYLRVFNFLWRAKRMEYTLTDIWKGQMCNAKLLKTMPELSGVLHQCHILASEMVHFIHQMQYYITFEVLECSRDELWNKVQQAQDLDHIIAAHEVFLDTIISRCLLDNNSRSLLNQLRAIFDQIIEFQNAQDSLYRSALEELALRLQYEEKKRQREEEGEWGVTAEQEAEEKRRVQEFQGTIPKMRSQLQILTHFYQSIVQQFLVLLTTSPDESLRFLSFRLDFNEHYRAREPRLRASIGATRGRRLSYI; encoded by the exons ATGGCGACGTTGGACCAGAAATCCCCCAACGTCCTCCTGCAGAGCCTGTGCTGCAGAATCACGGGGAAAAGCGAAG CTGAAGTCGCCCACCAGTTTCAGTATGCCGTCCGAGTCATCGGCAACAACTACGCTCCCACTTTTGAGCGAGACGAGTTCCTGGTGTCGGAGAAGATCAAGAAGGAAC TGGTGAAGCAGAGGAGGGAGGCGGACGCTGCTCTCTTCTCAGAGCTGCACCGAAAACTCCAGACTCAG GGTGTTCTGAAGCACCGCTGGGCGGTTCTTTACCTGCTGCTGATTCTCTCTGAAGACCCCCGCAAACCATCCTCCAGG GTTGGAAACTACGGGGGCCTGTTTGCCCAGGCCCTCCCCAGGGACGCCCACTCCACCCCGTTTTACTGCACTCGGCCCCAGAGCCTGTCGCTGGGTCACGGGGAACGGACCGCCGCCCTGGTGGGGAGCGTCGGGACCAGCGGGATTTCCAGCTTGGGGGTGTACACGCTGAACGGCCCCACGCCACAGTCGCTGCTGGGGGG TCAGGTGCCTCCGTCTGCCGCTGGAGCTGCTCCAACTCTGGGCTCACGGTTAGCCTGGGCTCTTCCCATAAGCTCCTCCCCTTCTgcattggccccgcccagcgcCCGACTTCCCCTCGGACCTCCGGTGCCGACGGCCAGAGTGATCCGTCCTCGCCAAGACGCCGATCTGACTG GTGAGGTCCACGAGGCTGCGCTGGTGCGGGACATCCTGTACGTCTTCCAGGGAATCGACGGGAAGTTCATCAAGATGAACGTCCAGGAGAACTGCTACAAAATCGACAGCAAG GTGGTGCTATGCAAATCCCTGAGGGACACCAGCAGCAGACTGGCCGAACTGGGCTGGCTCCACAACAAAGTGCGGAAGTACACGGACGCCAGGAGCCTGGACCGGGCCTTCGGGTTGGTGGGGCAG AGCTTCTGTGCCGCGCTCCATCAGGAGCTGAAGGAGTACTACCGGCTCCTCTCGGTCCTCCACTCACAGGTAAACCCGCTACGGGAGGAGGAGGCGCCTCAAGTCCAccgtgttttt ctgcaggtggaggacGAACACGGCGTGACCATGTGCACCGAGAGCAGTTTGACCCTCAGGAGGCTGCTGGTCTGGATGTACGACCCCAAGGTTCGCCTCAAAACGCTCGCCGCCCTCGTCGACTTCTGCCAAG GCCGAAAGGGGGGCGAGCTGGCCTCGGCGGTCCACGCTTACGGCAAAACGGGCGACCCTCAGATGAGGGCGCTGGTTCAGCACATCCTCTGCCTGGTGTCACACCCCATCCTCAACTTCCTGTACCGGTGGATCTACGACGGGGAGCTGGAGGACACCTACCACGAG TTCTTCGTAGCTTCAGACCCCAACGTGAAGACGGACCGTCTGTGGCACGACAAGTACTCCCTCAGGAAGTCCATGATCCCCTCCTTCATCACCATGGACCAGGCCCGCAAG GTGCTGCTCATCGGAAAGTCCATCAACTTCCTGCATCAGGTCTGTCACGACAGAACGCCGCCCGGCAAGATCACGCCAGCCTCCAAACCTGCAGACACGCCCAAAGACG CTGCAGAGCTCCTGTCCGACCTGGAGGGGGCGTTCCAGGAGAAAATCGATGCCGCTTATTTCGACACCAGCAAATATCTGCTGGATGTCCTGAACCGCAACTACCTGCTTCTGGAGCACCTCCAGGCCATGAGGCGATACCTGCTGCTGGGCCAGGGGGACTTCATCCGACACCTGATGGATCTGCTGAA GCCTGAACTGGCTCGCCCTGCTACCACCTTATACCAACACAACCTGACCGGTATCCTGGAGACGGCCATCAGAGCCACCAACGCGCAGTACGACAACGCCGAGATCCTGAAGAGGCTTGACGTGCGCCTGCTGGAG GTGTCCCCCGGCGATACGGGCTGGGACGTCTTCAGCCTGGACTATCACGTGGACGGCCCCATCGCCACG GTGTTCACCAGGGAGTGCATGGGCCACTACCTGCGCGTCTTCAACTTCCTGTGGAGGGCCAAAAGGATGGAGTACACGCTCACCGACATCTGGAAGGGACAGATGTGCAACGCCAAGCTGCTCAAAACCATGCCCG AACTGTCCGGCGTCCTGCATCAGTGTCACATCTTGGCCTCGGAGATGGTCCACTTCATCCACCAAATGCAGTACTACATCACCTTTGAG GTCCTGGAGTGTTCGCGGGACGAGCTGTGGAACAAGGTGCAGCAGGCCCAGGATCTGGATCACATCATCGCGGCTCACGAAGTCTTCCTGGACACCATCATCTCCAGATGCCTGCTGGACAACAACAGCAGG TCTCTCCTGAACCAGCTGAGGGCCATTTTTGACCAGATCATCGAGTTCCAGAACGCCCAGGACTCGCTGTACCGCTCCGCCCTGGAGGAGCTGGCCCTCCGCCTGCAGTACGAGGAGAAGAAGCggcagagagaggaggag GGGGAGTGGGGGGTGACGGCCGAACAGGAAGCCGAGGAGAAGAGGCGGGTCCAGGAGTTCCAGGGCACCATTCCAAAGATGCGCTCCCAGCTCCAAATCCTCACTCACTTCTaccag AGCATCGTGCAGCAGTTCCTGGTGCTGCTGACGACCAGCCCGGACGAgagcttacgcttcctgagctTCAGGCTGGACTTCAACGAGCACTACAG GGCCAGAGAGCCGAGGCTGCGCGCGTCCATCGGTGCCACGAGGGGGCGGCGGCTGTCATACATCTGA
- the tubgcp3 gene encoding gamma-tubulin complex component 3 isoform X2, whose translation MATLDQKSPNVLLQSLCCRITGKSEAEVAHQFQYAVRVIGNNYAPTFERDEFLVSEKIKKELVKQRREADAALFSELHRKLQTQGVLKHRWAVLYLLLILSEDPRKPSSRVGNYGGLFAQALPRDAHSTPFYCTRPQSLSLGHGERTAALVGSVGTSGISSLGVYTLNGPTPQSLLGGQVPPSAAGAAPTLGSRLAWALPISSSPSALAPPSARLPLGPPVPTARVIRPRQDADLTGEVHEAALVRDILYVFQGIDGKFIKMNVQENCYKIDSKVVLCKSLRDTSSRLAELGWLHNKVRKYTDARSLDRAFGLVGQSFCAALHQELKEYYRLLSVLHSQVNPLREEEAPQVHRVFLQVEDEHGVTMCTESSLTLRRLLVWMYDPKVRLKTLAALVDFCQGRKGGELASAVHAYGKTGDPQMRALVQHILCLVSHPILNFLYRWIYDGELEDTYHEFFVASDPNVKTDRLWHDKYSLRKSMIPSFITMDQARKVLLIGKSINFLHQVCHDRTPPGKITPASKPADTPKDELLSDLEGAFQEKIDAAYFDTSKYLLDVLNRNYLLLEHLQAMRRYLLLGQGDFIRHLMDLLKPELARPATTLYQHNLTGILETAIRATNAQYDNAEILKRLDVRLLEVSPGDTGWDVFSLDYHVDGPIATVFTRECMGHYLRVFNFLWRAKRMEYTLTDIWKGQMCNAKLLKTMPELSGVLHQCHILASEMVHFIHQMQYYITFEVLECSRDELWNKVQQAQDLDHIIAAHEVFLDTIISRCLLDNNSRSLLNQLRAIFDQIIEFQNAQDSLYRSALEELALRLQYEEKKRQREEEGEWGVTAEQEAEEKRRVQEFQGTIPKMRSQLQILTHFYQSIVQQFLVLLTTSPDESLRFLSFRLDFNEHYRAREPRLRASIGATRGRRLSYI comes from the exons ATGGCGACGTTGGACCAGAAATCCCCCAACGTCCTCCTGCAGAGCCTGTGCTGCAGAATCACGGGGAAAAGCGAAG CTGAAGTCGCCCACCAGTTTCAGTATGCCGTCCGAGTCATCGGCAACAACTACGCTCCCACTTTTGAGCGAGACGAGTTCCTGGTGTCGGAGAAGATCAAGAAGGAAC TGGTGAAGCAGAGGAGGGAGGCGGACGCTGCTCTCTTCTCAGAGCTGCACCGAAAACTCCAGACTCAG GGTGTTCTGAAGCACCGCTGGGCGGTTCTTTACCTGCTGCTGATTCTCTCTGAAGACCCCCGCAAACCATCCTCCAGG GTTGGAAACTACGGGGGCCTGTTTGCCCAGGCCCTCCCCAGGGACGCCCACTCCACCCCGTTTTACTGCACTCGGCCCCAGAGCCTGTCGCTGGGTCACGGGGAACGGACCGCCGCCCTGGTGGGGAGCGTCGGGACCAGCGGGATTTCCAGCTTGGGGGTGTACACGCTGAACGGCCCCACGCCACAGTCGCTGCTGGGGGG TCAGGTGCCTCCGTCTGCCGCTGGAGCTGCTCCAACTCTGGGCTCACGGTTAGCCTGGGCTCTTCCCATAAGCTCCTCCCCTTCTgcattggccccgcccagcgcCCGACTTCCCCTCGGACCTCCGGTGCCGACGGCCAGAGTGATCCGTCCTCGCCAAGACGCCGATCTGACTG GTGAGGTCCACGAGGCTGCGCTGGTGCGGGACATCCTGTACGTCTTCCAGGGAATCGACGGGAAGTTCATCAAGATGAACGTCCAGGAGAACTGCTACAAAATCGACAGCAAG GTGGTGCTATGCAAATCCCTGAGGGACACCAGCAGCAGACTGGCCGAACTGGGCTGGCTCCACAACAAAGTGCGGAAGTACACGGACGCCAGGAGCCTGGACCGGGCCTTCGGGTTGGTGGGGCAG AGCTTCTGTGCCGCGCTCCATCAGGAGCTGAAGGAGTACTACCGGCTCCTCTCGGTCCTCCACTCACAGGTAAACCCGCTACGGGAGGAGGAGGCGCCTCAAGTCCAccgtgttttt ctgcaggtggaggacGAACACGGCGTGACCATGTGCACCGAGAGCAGTTTGACCCTCAGGAGGCTGCTGGTCTGGATGTACGACCCCAAGGTTCGCCTCAAAACGCTCGCCGCCCTCGTCGACTTCTGCCAAG GCCGAAAGGGGGGCGAGCTGGCCTCGGCGGTCCACGCTTACGGCAAAACGGGCGACCCTCAGATGAGGGCGCTGGTTCAGCACATCCTCTGCCTGGTGTCACACCCCATCCTCAACTTCCTGTACCGGTGGATCTACGACGGGGAGCTGGAGGACACCTACCACGAG TTCTTCGTAGCTTCAGACCCCAACGTGAAGACGGACCGTCTGTGGCACGACAAGTACTCCCTCAGGAAGTCCATGATCCCCTCCTTCATCACCATGGACCAGGCCCGCAAG GTGCTGCTCATCGGAAAGTCCATCAACTTCCTGCATCAGGTCTGTCACGACAGAACGCCGCCCGGCAAGATCACGCCAGCCTCCAAACCTGCAGACACGCCCAAAGACG AGCTCCTGTCCGACCTGGAGGGGGCGTTCCAGGAGAAAATCGATGCCGCTTATTTCGACACCAGCAAATATCTGCTGGATGTCCTGAACCGCAACTACCTGCTTCTGGAGCACCTCCAGGCCATGAGGCGATACCTGCTGCTGGGCCAGGGGGACTTCATCCGACACCTGATGGATCTGCTGAA GCCTGAACTGGCTCGCCCTGCTACCACCTTATACCAACACAACCTGACCGGTATCCTGGAGACGGCCATCAGAGCCACCAACGCGCAGTACGACAACGCCGAGATCCTGAAGAGGCTTGACGTGCGCCTGCTGGAG GTGTCCCCCGGCGATACGGGCTGGGACGTCTTCAGCCTGGACTATCACGTGGACGGCCCCATCGCCACG GTGTTCACCAGGGAGTGCATGGGCCACTACCTGCGCGTCTTCAACTTCCTGTGGAGGGCCAAAAGGATGGAGTACACGCTCACCGACATCTGGAAGGGACAGATGTGCAACGCCAAGCTGCTCAAAACCATGCCCG AACTGTCCGGCGTCCTGCATCAGTGTCACATCTTGGCCTCGGAGATGGTCCACTTCATCCACCAAATGCAGTACTACATCACCTTTGAG GTCCTGGAGTGTTCGCGGGACGAGCTGTGGAACAAGGTGCAGCAGGCCCAGGATCTGGATCACATCATCGCGGCTCACGAAGTCTTCCTGGACACCATCATCTCCAGATGCCTGCTGGACAACAACAGCAGG TCTCTCCTGAACCAGCTGAGGGCCATTTTTGACCAGATCATCGAGTTCCAGAACGCCCAGGACTCGCTGTACCGCTCCGCCCTGGAGGAGCTGGCCCTCCGCCTGCAGTACGAGGAGAAGAAGCggcagagagaggaggag GGGGAGTGGGGGGTGACGGCCGAACAGGAAGCCGAGGAGAAGAGGCGGGTCCAGGAGTTCCAGGGCACCATTCCAAAGATGCGCTCCCAGCTCCAAATCCTCACTCACTTCTaccag AGCATCGTGCAGCAGTTCCTGGTGCTGCTGACGACCAGCCCGGACGAgagcttacgcttcctgagctTCAGGCTGGACTTCAACGAGCACTACAG GGCCAGAGAGCCGAGGCTGCGCGCGTCCATCGGTGCCACGAGGGGGCGGCGGCTGTCATACATCTGA